A genomic stretch from Helianthus annuus cultivar XRQ/B chromosome 1, HanXRQr2.0-SUNRISE, whole genome shotgun sequence includes:
- the LOC118490407 gene encoding uncharacterized protein LOC118490407, whose translation MNIEHNFASVAHPQANGQVESINIQIVDGIKARLGTARRGWVDELPSILWAHRTMPKTSTGETPFSLVYGSEAVIPSDIGLPSPRMLAMEKQNNEQERRLDLDLLEEKRENAAIAEARES comes from the coding sequence atgaaCATTGAGCACAACTTCGCTTCCGTtgcgcatcctcaagcgaatggccAGGTGGAAAGCATAAACATACAAATCGTTGACGGTATAAAAGCGCGACTTGGGACAGCGCGCAGAGGGTGGGTTGACGAACTTCCCAGCATCCTCTGGGCGCATCGAACAATGCCAAAGACTAGCACTGGAGAAACCCCGTTCAGTCTAGTCTATGGGTCAGAGGCTGTCATTCCATCTGACATAGGCCTCCCTTCACCGCGCATGTTGGCTATGGAGAAGCAGAACAATGAACAAGAACGGAGGCTGGATTTGGATCTTCTGGAAGAAAAGCGCGAGAACGCGGCCATAGCAGAAGCAAG